AGCATTTAGAGCTCATGAAAAAGCCTTAAAACAAAAGGTGTCTGCACAAGAGGAAAAGTCCATTCCAGTTGAAGCCTTTAGAGTATCTCAAACCAAAATGAAGATCATGATTAATCTGACAGGAACTACTTCCGCTTATGAAGATATAGCTGTTTTCCCAAGGGTAAGCGGAGGTAAGGTTATAAAAATCTATAAGGAAGTAGGAGATCTTGTTAAAAATGGAGAAGTTCTAGCTGAACTTGATACAGAAATGATAGATGCTCAACTTAAACAAGCTAATGCCTCTAAAGCATCTGCAAGTGCAGCAATAAGACAGGCAGAAATTCAAGTTTCAACCCTTCGAAAGGATTATGAGAGAATTAAAAAGCTTTATGAAGAGGAAGTCGTACCAAAGCAACAGCTTGACCAAATAGAAGGGCAATATCTTGCAGCTAAAGCTGCTTTAGAGGTAGCCAAAAGGAAGCTCGAGGAGGTAGAAGCTTTGATAAGGCAACTCGAGTTAACGAGAAGCTATCATCAAATATTAGCACCGGCTTCCGGAATTATATCTGAAAGAAAGATAGAAGTAGGAGAAATTGTAAGCGTTTCTCATCCTATATTTAAGATAAATAGCATTTCCAGGGTTAAAGTAAAAGTGTCTGTTCCTGAAAACTACCTTCATGGAATTAAACCGGGAATGGGAGCAGAAATATTAGCTGATGCATACCCTGATAGAAAATTTCTAGGAAAGATAAGGCTTATATCTCCTATTGTAGATCCTAAAACGAGAACAGCTGAAGTAGAAATAGAGGTAGATAACAAGGAGCTTCTATTAAAACCTGGCA
This DNA window, taken from Synergistota bacterium, encodes the following:
- a CDS encoding efflux RND transporter periplasmic adaptor subunit, coding for MRSKKLFVFLIVLLFIASFAGLIAFRAHEKALKQKVSAQEEKSIPVEAFRVSQTKMKIMINLTGTTSAYEDIAVFPRVSGGKVIKIYKEVGDLVKNGEVLAELDTEMIDAQLKQANASKASASAAIRQAEIQVSTLRKDYERIKKLYEEEVVPKQQLDQIEGQYLAAKAALEVAKRKLEEVEALIRQLELTRSYHQILAPASGIISERKIEVGEIVSVSHPIFKINSISRVKVKVSVPENYLHGIKPGMGAEILADAYPDRKFLGKIRLISPIVDPKTRTAEVEIEVDNKELLLKPGMFTRVKIDIGEKEVLFVPQQALKRFEGTGTYYVFIVDENRRARIKEITIGNRSEDKIEVIKGLSPNELVILTVTSGVKEGVLLDVKEVAIQ